The following coding sequences lie in one Glycine soja cultivar W05 chromosome 16, ASM419377v2, whole genome shotgun sequence genomic window:
- the LOC114389866 gene encoding replication protein A 70 kDa DNA-binding subunit A-like, with protein MSVTSSSVSDIPSSLSSSSKDSSTEHLAVSIGEIALAYVEHLAPAPSGTAATWSISLLLLAGLGNRFSYWRFSLVDKFLLGFAFPSLLGLTVRRKVWFSSGVRLVVRTKVNFSFAEFDREKLRVCDYKVMARVADKIKLIDGSWEALKLSVRITDLWFIGIPGKTEQAEMVVVDSDGDEIHVVCKKDQLKSRKADLKENLTYVMHNFKVIKNDGKFRVCDHEYKLCFTGVTVVRQCDMEQLPFRKFRFVAFSSVIAGHFKIGLLVDVIGVVDEVVFRYVSSKNTRVVSNLKDLSGQVLSFTLWENYCLQFLSYLNDIEDERPIVILLTHARIKEAQDLGIEVRSILTPIGQGSSQVSGSSQLSSKDVFLSKTEEFVCVTVAKITTIVMDNYSWCYPACGQCYKKTDMQTVPFTCPCGKENDQPVLRYRVEVMVNHKGEKTKFLIWDRECVQLIGQSTDEVNRLKIEDGDVDLNASPQALDRLLGCFLAFKVKVQPRFRNSVVLKYSDESDLINIELDMIPDSEQSLSITADHGRSRLGSSEPTEFESQSVSVTGDHDPLLRIPLTPTKRVSFDELDNERKNFQISPAEVSSNKLAKLSQPE; from the exons ATGTCAGTGACTTCATCATCTGTATCAGATATTCCATCATCACTATCATCTTCATcgaaagactcttcaac GGAGCATCTCGCCGTTAGCATTGGCGAGATTGCCCTAGCCTACGTGGAGCATCTCGCTCCTGCTCCTAGCGGGACTGCTGCTACGTGGAGCATCTCGCTCCTGCTCTTGGCGGGACTGGGGAATCGCTTCTCCTACTGGCG TTTTTCTTTGGttgacaagtttcttttggggTTTGCTTTTCCTTCATTGTTGGGTTTGACTGTGAGAAGAAAAG TTTGGTTTAGCTCTGGTGTTCGATTGGTTGTGAGAACAAAagttaat TTTAGTTTTGCTGAGTTTGATCGGGAGAAGCTAAG GGTTTGCGATTATAAAGTTATGGCACGTGTTGCtgacaaaataaaattgatagatGGATCATGGGAAGCTCTTAAGCTTTCTGTAAGGATTACTGATCTTTGGTTCATTGGGATTCCCGGAAAGACTGAACAAGCCGAAATGGTGGTTGTTGATTCTGAT GGAGACGAAATCCATGTTGTTTGCAAGAAGGATCAGCTGAAGTCTCGCAAGGctgatttgaaagaaaatttgaCTTATGTGATgcataattttaaagttatcAAGAATGATGGGAAATTCAGAGTTTGTGATCatgaatataaattatgttttactgGAGTTACTGTTGTTAGGCAATGTGATATGGAACAGTTACCTTTTAGGAAATTCAGATTTGTTGCTTTTTCCAGTGTCATTGCTGGTCATTTTAAAATTGGACTCTTGGTTG ATGTTATTGGCGTGGTTGATGAAGTGGTATTCCGATATGTGTCATCCAAAAATACGAGGGTTGTTTCGAATTTAAAGGATTTGAG TGGACAAGTGCTATCCTTTACACTCTGGGAAAATTACTGCTTACAGTTTTTGTCTTATTTGAATGATATTGAAGATGAAAGGCCAATCGTTATTCTCTTGACTCATGCTAGGATTAAGGAAGCACAGG ATTTAGGGATCGAGGTTAGATCAATTTTGACGCCTATTGGACAAGGGAGTTCACAGGTTTCAGGGTCATCTCAATTATCATCAAAAGATGTGTTTCTGTCAAAGACTGAA GAGTTTGTTTGTGTTACTGTTGCCAAGATCACAACCATAGTGATGGACAACTATTCATGGTGCTATCCGGCTTGTggtcaatgttataaaaaaactgACATGCAAACTGTGCCGTTCACATGTCCGTGTGGCAAAGAGAATGATCAACCTGTACTGAG GTATCGGGTTGAGGTGATGGTTAATCACAAGGGTGAAAAAACCAAATTTTTGATCTGGGATCGTGAATGTGTACAGTTAATTGGTCAGTCAACGGATGAAGTCAACAGGCTCAAAATAGAA GATGGGGATGTTGATTTAAATGCCTCTCCTCAAGCACTAGATAGGCTATTGGGTTGTTTCCTTGCATTCAAAGTGAAGGTGCAACCAAGGTTCAGGAATTCTGTTGTTCTTAAATATTCAGATGAATCAGACTTGATCAATATTGAGCTAGATATGATTCCTGATAGTGAG CAATCTCTGTCTATTACTGCTGATCATGGTCGGTCAAGGCTTGGCTCCAGTGAGCCTACAGAGTTTGAATCT CAATCAGTGTCTGTTACCGGGGATCATGACCCTCTTCTCAGGATTCCATTGACACCAACTAAGCGTGTATCTTTTGATGAGTTGGATAATGAGCGAAAAAACTTTCAGATTTCACCTGCTGAAGTTTCCTCGAACAAATTAGCTAAGCTTTCTCAGCCTGAATGA